In Bdellovibrio bacteriovorus, the following are encoded in one genomic region:
- a CDS encoding RNA methyltransferase codes for MSEIKNDHKVPCAYKDLCNGCQFLDLTYGDQISGKIFELSELLKNAEIPYHGKIQFVSAGASHLRDRLDFSLEDGRLGLYRKDKKEITDLEICAQLSPTLQAWLTEFRTLKLPFKKASVRLRVGPNGERGVWLDLANIDIKALLDEKNMLHFLQQRSFVELGQRRKVPTWQGYEFKLKEPEARPWFQTWVNETAVPLFCQVASFTQPSHRANKLICNIIQSWVGKFPQGRVIEFGSGIGNLTIPALASCAHLTACEIDGLSLEGLEKTLERLPASLTSLREKIEIHRGDFQRKLLQDFANFDGALVNPPRSGLMGFLDPLEKMAAEKRPKFFIYMSCFPESMMTDLKRLKNVGYSVNDIKIVDQFPQTSHYEVLALLQRK; via the coding sequence ATGTCAGAAATAAAAAATGACCACAAAGTCCCTTGTGCCTACAAGGATCTTTGCAATGGCTGTCAGTTCTTAGATTTGACCTATGGGGATCAGATTTCCGGAAAAATTTTTGAGCTTTCGGAGCTGCTAAAAAACGCCGAAATTCCGTACCACGGAAAGATTCAATTTGTCTCCGCTGGCGCGTCTCACTTGCGCGACCGTTTGGATTTTAGCTTGGAAGACGGACGCTTAGGCCTTTATCGTAAAGACAAAAAAGAAATTACGGACCTTGAAATTTGTGCGCAATTGTCCCCAACTCTGCAAGCCTGGCTCACGGAATTTAGGACTCTCAAGCTTCCCTTTAAAAAAGCTTCTGTCCGCTTGAGAGTCGGTCCCAACGGGGAGCGCGGAGTGTGGTTAGATCTTGCAAATATCGATATCAAAGCCTTGTTGGATGAAAAAAACATGCTGCATTTTTTACAGCAAAGAAGCTTTGTTGAGCTGGGCCAACGACGCAAAGTGCCGACATGGCAGGGGTATGAATTTAAATTGAAAGAACCGGAGGCGCGTCCTTGGTTTCAAACGTGGGTGAATGAAACTGCCGTTCCACTTTTCTGCCAGGTTGCAAGCTTCACCCAACCCAGTCACAGAGCGAATAAACTTATCTGCAATATCATTCAATCGTGGGTCGGGAAATTCCCGCAAGGTCGCGTGATTGAATTTGGATCGGGCATCGGCAACCTCACTATTCCGGCCTTAGCTAGCTGCGCGCACCTCACTGCTTGTGAGATCGACGGCCTGTCTTTAGAGGGCCTAGAGAAGACTTTAGAGAGGTTGCCTGCATCTTTAACTTCATTGCGTGAGAAAATAGAAATTCACCGCGGCGACTTTCAGCGCAAACTCTTGCAAGACTTTGCCAACTTTGATGGCGCTTTGGTCAACCCACCGCGCTCTGGGTTAATGGGCTTTTTAGATCCATTAGAAAAAATGGCCGCAGAAAAAAGGCCGAAGTTTTTTATTTACATGTCTTGTTTTCCAGAATCGATGATGACGGATTTAAAACGACTTAAAAATGTGGGTTATTCTGTGAATGACATCAAAATTGTCGATCAGTTTCCACAAACGTCGCACTATGAAGTGCTCGCTTTACTTCAAAGAAAATAG
- a CDS encoding GNAT family N-acetyltransferase → MALISNRNRKSKNGREVTLRNPSLKDAEALVKFGVMANSETKCMVTLPEEFTITVADEEKWITKLNESENSLAVVAEINGSIVGMIDFHGRSNRKRLAHTGVFGMALYPEFRNEGIGQMLIEALISWAETHKVIRKIGLAVFSTNISAIHLYKKMGFVEEGRRFREVQLSPGEFIDDIMMYRWINPVN, encoded by the coding sequence ATGGCATTAATTTCTAACCGAAACAGAAAATCTAAAAACGGCAGAGAAGTAACTCTTAGAAATCCGTCCTTGAAAGATGCAGAGGCCTTGGTCAAGTTTGGCGTGATGGCAAACTCGGAAACTAAGTGCATGGTCACACTTCCAGAGGAATTTACCATCACTGTTGCGGACGAAGAGAAGTGGATAACGAAGCTTAATGAGTCAGAAAACTCACTTGCCGTAGTAGCCGAAATCAATGGAAGTATTGTCGGAATGATTGATTTCCATGGTCGTTCCAATAGAAAGCGGCTTGCGCACACCGGGGTCTTTGGTATGGCTTTGTATCCAGAGTTTCGCAATGAGGGCATTGGTCAAATGCTTATAGAGGCTTTGATTAGTTGGGCCGAGACCCATAAGGTAATTAGAAAAATTGGATTGGCCGTATTTTCCACCAATATCTCAGCCATTCATCTATATAAAAAAATGGGCTTTGTGGAGGAGGGACGTAGATTTCGCGAGGTGCAACTTTCCCCCGGTGAATTTATCGACGACATTATGATGTATCGGTGGATTAATCCAGTGAACTGA
- a CDS encoding glutathione S-transferase family protein — translation MIDLYTAATPNGQKAHLMLEELGIPYKLHKVNLKDLEQKKPEFLAMNPNGRIPVMVDHEGPNKKEVTVFESAAILYYLAERHHKFGGHHLEEKAQIMQWMMYQMSAVGPMFGNYYFGKTSLKPENPGFIERFEKESKRIITVLETQLGRHTYFAGSEYTIADMCMFFWINNFFKANPDWFAATPGIRRWIGQVAERPAVQKVLQA, via the coding sequence ATGATCGATCTATACACCGCCGCCACGCCCAACGGACAAAAGGCTCATCTTATGCTTGAAGAATTGGGCATCCCTTACAAACTTCACAAAGTAAATCTAAAAGACCTGGAGCAAAAGAAGCCCGAATTCTTAGCGATGAATCCCAATGGTCGCATTCCGGTGATGGTGGATCATGAAGGGCCGAATAAAAAAGAAGTCACGGTTTTTGAAAGCGCGGCTATTTTGTATTACTTGGCTGAACGTCACCATAAATTCGGTGGTCACCATTTAGAAGAAAAAGCCCAAATCATGCAGTGGATGATGTATCAAATGTCCGCAGTCGGGCCGATGTTTGGAAACTACTATTTCGGTAAGACGTCTTTAAAGCCGGAAAACCCCGGATTTATCGAGCGCTTTGAGAAAGAATCAAAACGCATCATCACGGTATTAGAAACTCAATTAGGCCGTCACACTTATTTTGCGGGCAGCGAATACACCATCGCCGATATGTGCATGTTCTTCTGGATTAATAACTTTTTTAAAGCCAATCCAGATTGGTTTGCCGCTACACCCGGGATTCGTCGTTGGATTGGTCAAGTGGCAGAGCGTCCTGCGGTTCAGAAGGTACTTCAGGCTTAA
- a CDS encoding RDD family protein, with the protein MNKEEIKSSNLERAPLEREAPRPLESPGIQRTPLVPPGVLDIFPKKSPVNFDQNTGFHGGPSARRKGYRLALWSMLASIIDGLILISLSSVFMMAFALIVNTSVGSFVQETFHHQHRLILFAEIFAVAGWMYLIGVRTLMGSTIGEWACELRLGQPQERLKSGYVLRVIWRSTIIVLTGVITLPICSLIFGRDLAGVLSGLRLFSLK; encoded by the coding sequence ATGAATAAAGAAGAGATCAAGTCTTCAAACCTTGAGCGGGCTCCTCTGGAAAGAGAAGCCCCTCGTCCGTTAGAGAGCCCGGGAATTCAAAGAACTCCTTTGGTTCCTCCGGGGGTGCTTGATATTTTCCCAAAAAAATCCCCGGTTAATTTTGATCAAAATACGGGCTTCCACGGGGGGCCTTCAGCCAGACGCAAAGGCTATCGCTTGGCTTTGTGGTCGATGCTGGCATCTATCATCGATGGTCTTATTTTAATTTCTCTTTCAAGTGTGTTTATGATGGCTTTCGCGTTGATCGTAAACACGTCGGTCGGTTCTTTTGTTCAAGAAACATTTCATCATCAACATCGTCTCATCTTATTTGCCGAAATCTTTGCTGTCGCCGGATGGATGTACCTGATTGGCGTGCGCACTCTGATGGGGTCAACCATTGGGGAGTGGGCCTGTGAATTGCGTCTGGGACAGCCTCAAGAGCGATTAAAATCAGGTTACGTCTTGCGTGTTATTTGGCGCAGTACGATCATCGTTCTTACGGGTGTGATCACTTTACCTATTTGTTCTTTGATTTTCGGTCGTGATTTAGCCGGTGTTCTTTCAGGCCTTCGTCTATTTTCTTTGAAGTAA
- a CDS encoding TIGR02147 family protein, producing MIWNFTDYRPYLVEKLGSEGSRTGLRKKLAEAIGVHTTFVSQVLKEKGDFSLEQGESINGFLSHTYDEGEYFLLLLMKDRAGTRELKKRFQDKIEAQRKERLNIKKRLEVQTEISAADRERFYSNPYYGAIHVLIPIPEFRRVEKIAEALKLSREQVQDMVDFMIKIGLLSEKNGELVSGSQHMHLGNDSSTILKHHSNWRLHALQNLRFVQPENIHYSACLSLSREDAFKIKELLLAELKNHMKIVEKSPEEVAYVYNFDFYPLLGK from the coding sequence ATGATTTGGAATTTTACCGATTATCGCCCTTATTTAGTGGAAAAACTGGGGTCTGAGGGTTCTAGAACCGGGCTTCGCAAGAAACTAGCAGAAGCAATTGGCGTGCACACCACCTTCGTATCCCAAGTCCTCAAAGAAAAGGGCGATTTTTCGTTAGAGCAAGGTGAATCCATCAACGGCTTTCTTTCACACACTTATGATGAAGGTGAATACTTTCTTTTGCTGCTGATGAAAGATCGCGCCGGCACTCGCGAACTAAAAAAACGTTTCCAAGATAAAATCGAAGCCCAACGCAAGGAGCGTTTGAATATAAAAAAACGCCTGGAAGTACAGACTGAAATTTCAGCCGCAGATCGTGAACGCTTTTATTCAAATCCCTATTACGGCGCTATTCACGTGCTCATCCCCATCCCTGAATTTCGTCGTGTTGAAAAAATCGCTGAAGCCTTAAAGCTTTCACGCGAACAAGTTCAAGACATGGTCGATTTTATGATTAAGATTGGCTTATTAAGTGAAAAAAACGGTGAGCTTGTTTCGGGCTCTCAACACATGCACTTGGGGAATGACTCATCGACGATTTTAAAACATCACTCGAACTGGCGCTTGCATGCCCTCCAAAACCTGCGCTTTGTGCAGCCAGAAAATATTCACTACTCGGCCTGTTTAAGTCTGTCCCGCGAAGATGCATTTAAAATCAAAGAACTGCTTTTAGCGGAATTAAAAAATCACATGAAGATCGTCGAAAAATCCCCGGAAGAAGTCGCTTACGTTTACAATTTTGATTTTTACCCACTGTTAGGAAAGTAA
- a CDS encoding M28 family peptidase, with protein MKKVKVLLGASVVFWGLSCQFKGAKSGSSLSADSKPANAGGFVDEKNNVISLARPLTFVGPKSGEGYFSPDGSKMIFQSERQDGNPFYQMYILDLISGKTTRVSTGQGKTTCGWIHPSMKKVLFSSTHLDPEVSKKTKEEFENRAKAVKARYSWSFDDSYDIFTTDLRGKGLKRLTKEKGYDAEASYSPDGQWIAFASNRKGYTQKLEGEDLKYFQQDPSYMMDIYIMKADGTGVRQLTNSKGYDGGPFFSADGKKITWRRFAPNGATAEIYTMNIDGSDQKQVTRLKSMSWAPFFHPSGDYIIFGSSVLGYANFELFIVDAEGKHEPVRVTFDDGFDGLPVFTPDGQNLSWTHRNEKGESQIVMAAWDDLAARKLLGLPAQDPAAGTLSPEIKIEDIKKWVYYLASPSLQGRGSGSGEEKIYTAKLAQVFKSWGLEPAGDNGNFIQSFEFTSGVNLGSKNSLEVVGSYQKKYTLSKDFEPLSFSQVGTFREAPIVFVGYGIKAPAGDQEPEYNSYKGLDVKGKWVLVLQDLPGDVKSSRRHYLNLYARLQHKITVAKNEGALGVIFTAGPLSGMKEKFGALKFEGALAETTVPVLRLTSEAASELLKYAGHNLSNLQRNLDRGDATEAVVIPSAYLKAQIDLQFVKSKGLNVIAKLPGAVKEAVVVGAHGDHLGHGQFGSTLATKDEAGRAHVGADDNASGVAGVMELAHHYANLRKTNPAKVQKTLYFAVWSGEELGNLGSSHYVKTAKNISAYVNMDMIGRLRERLFVQGLGSGTTWAGLVEEVGVRTALPMTAQEDPHLPTDSLAFYMAGVPTVNFFTGSHGEYHTPRDTADLVNYEGVAKVLNVVRSLIDLLIDNRQTMVKYVKVASAQSKMEGRSFRVYLGTVPDYSQEGVKGVRITGTSKGSPAEAAGLMEKDIITEFDGMKIENLYDYVYTLQAVKPNKETVIKVMRAGNLKEFKITPKLKD; from the coding sequence ATGAAAAAAGTGAAAGTTCTTCTCGGTGCGAGTGTTGTTTTTTGGGGTCTGTCTTGCCAGTTTAAAGGCGCAAAATCAGGATCTTCTTTAAGTGCGGATTCTAAGCCTGCAAATGCTGGCGGCTTTGTAGATGAAAAAAACAATGTGATCTCTTTAGCGCGACCATTGACATTTGTAGGTCCGAAATCAGGGGAGGGTTACTTTAGCCCGGATGGCAGCAAGATGATTTTTCAAAGCGAACGCCAAGATGGAAATCCGTTTTATCAAATGTATATCTTGGATCTGATTTCGGGGAAGACCACACGAGTTTCTACGGGCCAAGGCAAAACGACCTGCGGTTGGATTCATCCGTCAATGAAGAAGGTCTTATTTTCCTCGACACATTTAGATCCAGAAGTATCGAAAAAAACCAAAGAGGAATTTGAGAACCGCGCAAAAGCCGTGAAAGCTCGTTATTCGTGGAGCTTTGATGACTCCTACGATATTTTTACGACGGACTTGCGGGGGAAAGGTCTGAAGCGTCTAACGAAAGAAAAAGGTTATGACGCAGAAGCCTCTTACTCTCCGGACGGTCAATGGATTGCTTTTGCTTCAAATCGCAAGGGCTATACACAAAAGTTAGAAGGCGAAGACTTAAAGTACTTCCAGCAAGATCCTTCGTATATGATGGATATTTATATCATGAAAGCCGACGGGACCGGGGTTCGTCAACTCACAAACTCTAAAGGTTATGATGGTGGTCCGTTTTTCAGTGCGGATGGGAAAAAGATCACGTGGCGTAGGTTTGCCCCCAATGGCGCGACGGCTGAAATTTACACCATGAATATTGATGGCTCTGATCAAAAACAAGTCACGCGCTTAAAATCAATGTCCTGGGCGCCCTTTTTTCATCCCTCTGGTGATTACATCATCTTTGGCTCAAGCGTTCTAGGTTATGCCAATTTTGAACTTTTCATCGTGGATGCGGAAGGGAAGCATGAGCCCGTCCGTGTCACTTTTGATGATGGTTTTGATGGGTTGCCGGTATTTACACCTGATGGTCAGAATCTTTCCTGGACTCATCGAAATGAAAAAGGCGAATCGCAAATCGTGATGGCGGCTTGGGATGATTTAGCGGCCCGCAAACTTTTAGGTTTACCGGCGCAGGACCCCGCAGCGGGAACGCTTTCGCCTGAAATTAAAATCGAAGACATCAAGAAGTGGGTTTATTATCTGGCTTCACCAAGTCTGCAAGGCCGTGGATCAGGTTCTGGAGAAGAAAAGATTTACACCGCAAAGCTTGCGCAAGTCTTTAAGTCTTGGGGATTAGAGCCTGCGGGAGATAACGGAAACTTCATCCAAAGCTTTGAATTCACCTCGGGCGTAAATCTAGGATCTAAGAATTCACTTGAGGTCGTGGGTTCATATCAAAAGAAGTACACTCTTTCTAAGGACTTTGAGCCGCTTTCTTTTTCTCAAGTCGGAACCTTTAGAGAAGCTCCGATTGTCTTTGTTGGTTACGGTATCAAAGCGCCAGCTGGTGACCAGGAGCCTGAGTACAACTCTTACAAAGGTCTGGATGTAAAAGGTAAATGGGTCTTAGTTCTGCAAGATCTGCCGGGGGATGTGAAATCTTCGCGTCGTCATTACTTAAATCTATATGCGCGGTTACAGCATAAAATCACGGTGGCTAAAAATGAAGGTGCGCTGGGTGTGATCTTTACCGCAGGTCCATTAAGCGGCATGAAAGAAAAATTTGGTGCGCTTAAATTTGAAGGCGCTTTAGCTGAAACAACAGTTCCAGTTTTGCGACTCACTTCAGAGGCGGCCAGTGAATTATTAAAATACGCAGGTCATAATCTTTCAAATCTTCAACGCAATCTAGATCGCGGTGACGCTACGGAGGCTGTTGTTATTCCTTCGGCTTATTTAAAGGCGCAGATTGATTTGCAGTTTGTGAAATCAAAAGGTCTTAATGTGATCGCAAAACTCCCGGGCGCAGTGAAAGAGGCCGTTGTGGTGGGGGCTCACGGGGATCACTTGGGCCATGGTCAATTTGGCAGTACTCTTGCGACCAAAGATGAGGCGGGCAGAGCGCATGTGGGGGCTGATGATAATGCGTCGGGTGTTGCCGGAGTGATGGAGCTTGCGCACCACTATGCGAATTTACGTAAAACGAATCCGGCAAAGGTGCAAAAGACTTTGTATTTCGCGGTGTGGTCCGGAGAAGAGCTCGGCAATCTGGGCTCGTCTCATTACGTAAAAACGGCAAAAAATATTTCAGCCTACGTCAACATGGATATGATCGGTCGCTTGCGTGAAAGATTGTTTGTACAAGGTTTAGGGTCAGGCACGACGTGGGCGGGGTTGGTTGAAGAAGTGGGTGTACGAACCGCATTACCAATGACCGCCCAGGAAGATCCCCATTTACCCACAGATTCGCTGGCGTTTTACATGGCGGGGGTTCCTACGGTGAATTTCTTTACAGGTTCACATGGGGAATATCACACACCTCGTGATACGGCTGATCTAGTCAATTATGAAGGGGTGGCTAAAGTCTTAAACGTGGTACGAAGCTTGATTGATTTGCTAATCGACAATCGCCAGACCATGGTGAAGTACGTGAAAGTCGCTAGCGCTCAAAGTAAAATGGAAGGTCGATCATTCCGGGTTTATTTGGGCACGGTTCCTGATTACAGCCAAGAGGGTGTTAAAGGGGTGCGTATCACCGGAACATCTAAGGGCAGCCCTGCAGAGGCCGCGGGATTGATGGAAAAAGACATTATCACTGAGTTTGATGGGATGAAGATCGAGAATCTTTATGATTACGTTTATACCTTGCAGGCGGTTAAGCCGAATAAAGAAACTGTGATTAAAGTTATGCGGGCTGGAAACTTAAAAGAGTTTAAAATCACGCCTAAATTAAAAGACTAG
- the ttcA gene encoding tRNA 2-thiocytidine(32) synthetase TtcA yields the protein MNTVKSPVDFEHPLAIKIRKQIVQALSEFNMFENGDKVMVCVSGGKDSSILLALLTEIQKRAEIDFTIEAAILDQKQPGFDATAFKTWIESLGVRLHVVERDTYSIVKEKVQGTTYCSLCSRLRRAILYDYAHAHGFTKLALGHHRDDVVHTALLNLFYIGTLGAMPPKLKSDDGRNILVRPLTYVSERDIEALADVWKFPIIPCNLCGSQDGLKRVRIKKLVRDLEKEIPNIYSSIQTALGNVKPSQLMDHEIWDFRGLKPEVPSEPQDALPLDQSNDESRV from the coding sequence ATGAACACAGTCAAGAGCCCGGTTGATTTCGAGCACCCATTAGCCATTAAAATCCGTAAACAGATCGTTCAAGCTTTGAGCGAGTTTAATATGTTTGAAAATGGCGACAAGGTCATGGTCTGCGTTTCTGGCGGCAAGGATTCCAGCATTTTACTAGCGTTGCTGACCGAAATCCAAAAACGCGCCGAAATTGATTTTACAATTGAAGCCGCGATCCTAGATCAAAAACAGCCCGGCTTTGATGCGACGGCGTTTAAAACCTGGATTGAATCTTTGGGCGTTCGCTTGCACGTGGTGGAACGCGATACTTATTCCATCGTCAAAGAAAAAGTCCAAGGGACGACTTACTGTTCACTTTGTTCACGTCTGCGCCGCGCGATTCTTTATGATTATGCTCACGCCCATGGTTTTACCAAACTGGCGTTAGGTCATCATCGGGATGATGTGGTTCACACGGCTTTGCTGAATTTGTTTTACATTGGAACTTTAGGGGCGATGCCGCCCAAGTTAAAATCCGATGACGGTCGCAATATCTTAGTACGCCCGTTAACTTATGTTTCAGAGCGTGATATCGAAGCGTTGGCGGACGTCTGGAAATTCCCGATCATTCCGTGCAATCTTTGCGGATCACAAGATGGTTTAAAGCGCGTGCGCATTAAAAAACTGGTGCGTGATTTAGAAAAAGAAATTCCTAATATTTATTCATCGATCCAAACAGCGCTTGGCAATGTCAAACCAAGTCAGCTGATGGATCATGAGATTTGGGACTTCCGCGGACTTAAGCCTGAAGTACCTTCTGAACCGCAGGACGCTCTGCCACTTGACCAATCCAACGACGAATCCCGGGTGTAG
- a CDS encoding PilZ domain-containing protein: MSETQLKRPTAVYLLALLFVFAPVGNLLLSFSNSGDPDWFHFDVMAGYLSSVSFLDWAWLGLVFVTGILLFKPHKTTWTLSLVCLLIVTSINTYRLVNGEFNTMGAGIKAQLGFSIFATVSCLLITIYSRFPYLDRRAGWFLSAAHRYNLRTPVSVVAQDIYEGVTASVSVSGVLIHLQRNMEGPSLDLQYVDLIFPEIRNMKVKARVVEYRDNNLRLKFKDLKGASRGYLLDWLQSHSETGVKKNA, encoded by the coding sequence ATGTCTGAAACCCAGCTTAAAAGGCCTACGGCAGTTTATCTGCTCGCGCTTCTGTTTGTCTTCGCGCCCGTAGGGAATCTGCTTTTAAGTTTTTCAAATAGTGGGGATCCGGATTGGTTTCACTTTGATGTGATGGCGGGCTATTTAAGTTCCGTAAGCTTTCTTGATTGGGCCTGGTTGGGATTGGTTTTTGTCACTGGTATTTTATTATTTAAACCGCATAAAACCACGTGGACTTTGTCTTTGGTGTGTTTGTTGATAGTGACGTCCATCAACACTTATCGCTTGGTGAACGGCGAATTTAACACCATGGGTGCGGGTATCAAAGCGCAATTAGGTTTTTCGATTTTTGCGACTGTCAGTTGTCTTTTGATTACGATTTATTCGCGTTTTCCTTATTTAGATCGTCGCGCAGGTTGGTTCTTAAGTGCGGCTCATCGTTATAATTTGCGCACTCCCGTCAGTGTGGTCGCGCAAGATATCTATGAGGGAGTGACGGCATCCGTGTCTGTCAGTGGGGTGCTTATTCACCTCCAACGCAATATGGAGGGACCTTCGCTGGACCTTCAGTATGTGGATTTAATTTTTCCGGAAATTCGTAACATGAAAGTCAAAGCGCGTGTTGTGGAGTATCGCGACAATAATTTGCGCTTAAAATTTAAGGACTTAAAAGGGGCCAGTCGAGGTTATCTCTTGGATTGGCTTCAGTCTCATAGTGAGACAGGCGTAAAAAAGAACGCTTAA
- a CDS encoding ABC transporter ATP-binding protein produces the protein MLKVENLAIHYGGIQAVRGISFEVKAGELVSLIGSNGAGKTSTLRAISGLVNPSSGNVYIDGKVVTDMPANKRVSLGLAHCPEARKIFSQQSVLDNLTLGAYLRFGKEKKSDIETSIEEMFAIFPKLKERQKQVAGTLSGGEQQMLAIGRALMLKPKILMLDEPSMGLAPVIIEEVFRVIERIKSARTTTILLVEQLAFMALKVADRGIVLEQGVIRLEGPAADLKDNPIVREAYLGVKTS, from the coding sequence ATGCTTAAAGTTGAAAACTTAGCCATCCACTATGGTGGTATTCAAGCTGTGCGCGGGATTAGTTTCGAAGTGAAAGCCGGTGAATTGGTTTCATTGATCGGTTCAAATGGTGCCGGGAAAACTTCGACTTTAAGAGCTATTTCAGGCTTGGTAAATCCTTCTAGCGGCAATGTTTATATCGATGGCAAGGTCGTCACCGACATGCCAGCCAATAAACGAGTCAGCTTAGGTTTGGCCCACTGTCCAGAAGCGCGCAAGATATTTTCTCAGCAGTCTGTCTTGGATAATTTGACCTTGGGTGCTTACCTGCGCTTTGGTAAAGAGAAAAAGTCAGACATTGAGACCAGCATCGAAGAAATGTTTGCGATCTTTCCCAAACTCAAAGAACGCCAAAAGCAAGTGGCCGGAACTTTGTCTGGCGGCGAACAACAGATGTTAGCCATTGGACGCGCGTTGATGTTAAAACCTAAGATCTTGATGCTGGATGAACCTTCGATGGGATTGGCGCCCGTAATTATCGAAGAAGTATTCCGCGTAATTGAAAGAATCAAATCCGCTCGCACCACGACCATTTTACTTGTAGAACAATTAGCATTTATGGCACTTAAAGTGGCGGATCGCGGAATTGTTTTAGAGCAAGGCGTGATTCGCCTTGAGGGGCCGGCGGCAGACCTTAAAGACAACCCGATTGTGCGCGAGGCGTATTTGGGCGTTAAGACCAGCTAG
- a CDS encoding mechanosensitive ion channel family protein, whose amino-acid sequence MADKFIKIQALYSLMELEPFILLGCLIAITWVFYKSFLKEASEERHRSIRNHFRTLLRHYVFLSGLFLVFIFLQTSEAQIGTLAKTTPYVALAAFVWGNVVFVKTARLIILQYLFLGSMKHGVPLLLVNIFSLIASIVLFFWGINHVFGLQLGPLLATSAAASVILGLALQDTLGNLFAGISLQVDRNFEIGDWLEVVNGLQKATGQVREITWRSTTLVGFSDELITLSNRFMANAQISNFSPPDNPIVRRQIFKLAYGENIEHAKQVLERTAAGIGEIRGIPAPWAYVSDTTESWIELKIVYFVDNYGAQFAIGDKVYARGIEALRSAGIKLARQVIEVSDKTAAHEHSQEPG is encoded by the coding sequence ATGGCAGATAAGTTTATCAAAATCCAAGCACTTTATAGTCTTATGGAACTTGAGCCTTTTATACTTTTGGGGTGCTTAATTGCGATCACCTGGGTTTTTTATAAGTCTTTTTTAAAAGAAGCTTCCGAAGAACGTCATCGCAGCATTCGCAATCACTTTCGCACTTTGCTTCGTCATTATGTCTTTTTAAGCGGGTTGTTTTTAGTTTTTATCTTCCTGCAAACTTCCGAAGCCCAAATCGGCACTCTTGCTAAAACCACGCCCTATGTGGCTTTGGCGGCCTTTGTGTGGGGTAACGTTGTTTTCGTAAAAACCGCACGATTGATTATTTTGCAGTATCTTTTCTTGGGCTCGATGAAACATGGCGTGCCCTTGTTGCTAGTCAATATTTTTTCTTTGATCGCCTCGATCGTTCTTTTTTTCTGGGGCATCAATCATGTCTTTGGATTGCAACTAGGACCTTTGCTAGCAACATCGGCCGCAGCCTCCGTCATCCTGGGTTTAGCCTTGCAAGACACTTTGGGAAATCTTTTTGCCGGCATTTCACTGCAAGTGGATCGCAATTTTGAAATCGGTGATTGGTTAGAAGTCGTCAATGGTTTACAAAAAGCCACTGGCCAAGTGCGAGAAATCACTTGGCGTTCAACAACTCTTGTTGGCTTTTCTGATGAATTAATCACTTTATCAAATCGCTTTATGGCCAACGCACAGATTTCTAATTTCTCCCCGCCCGACAATCCGATTGTGCGTCGTCAGATCTTTAAACTGGCTTATGGGGAAAATATAGAACATGCCAAACAGGTCCTAGAGCGCACCGCTGCCGGTATCGGAGAAATCCGCGGCATCCCCGCCCCGTGGGCCTATGTGTCCGACACCACCGAAAGCTGGATTGAGCTTAAGATCGTGTATTTCGTGGATAATTACGGGGCGCAATTTGCCATTGGCGATAAGGTTTATGCTCGAGGGATTGAGGCTTTACGCTCAGCCGGCATTAAATTAGCTCGACAAGTCATCGAGGTTTCGGATAAAACTGCGGCCCATGAACACAGTCAAGAGCCCGGTTGA
- a CDS encoding GNAT family N-acetyltransferase, whose amino-acid sequence MMIFKDGASMIQESLFFTSKTGQKIEIRTPRESEAQMTLDMMIEVAAHSPYILSTPERFRQKTLENQLKWFQDSATSDSDIILAAFHDSKMVGLCNGHSYKDIKRKHRAGLGVSIHQDYRGCGLGMKLMSTLIENMKRFNHVTIIELDVMTNNSAAVKMYEKLGFKKAGTFPNAYILPSGEASDNLTMYLEA is encoded by the coding sequence ATGATGATTTTTAAGGACGGTGCTTCAATGATCCAAGAAAGTTTATTTTTTACTTCAAAGACAGGTCAGAAAATCGAAATCCGCACACCGCGCGAGTCCGAAGCGCAAATGACTTTAGACATGATGATCGAAGTGGCTGCCCACAGTCCGTATATTCTTTCGACCCCAGAAAGATTCCGCCAGAAGACGCTGGAAAATCAGCTGAAATGGTTTCAAGACAGTGCGACCAGTGATTCGGATATCATCCTAGCCGCCTTTCATGATTCAAAGATGGTAGGTCTTTGCAATGGGCACAGCTATAAAGACATCAAAAGAAAACACCGCGCCGGATTAGGCGTGAGCATTCACCAAGATTATCGAGGCTGCGGTTTAGGTATGAAGCTGATGAGCACGCTTATCGAAAATATGAAGCGCTTTAATCACGTTACGATCATCGAACTGGATGTCATGACAAACAACTCTGCCGCGGTAAAAATGTATGAAAAGCTGGGCTTTAAAAAAGCCGGGACCTTCCCCAATGCTTACATTCTTCCTAGCGGCGAAGCTTCAGACAACTTGACCATGTATTTGGAGGCATAA